A single region of the Brachypodium distachyon strain Bd21 chromosome 3, Brachypodium_distachyon_v3.0, whole genome shotgun sequence genome encodes:
- the LOC100823478 gene encoding leucine-rich repeat receptor protein kinase MSP1 yields the protein MVWKDRFCLFVLLLCFIPTSSLPESDTKKLFALRKVVPEGFLGNWFDKKTPPCSWSGITCVGQTVVAIDLSSVPLYVPFPSCIGAFQSLVRLNVSGCGFSGELPEVLGNLWHLQYLDLSYNQLVGPLPVSLFDLKMLKKLVLDNNLLSGQLSPAIGQLQHLTMLSMSMNSISGVLPSELGSLENLEFVYLNSNSFNGSIPAAFSNLTRLSRLDASKNRLTGSLFPGIGALVNLTTLDLSSNGLMGPIPLEIGQLENLEWLFLMDNHFSGSIPEEIGNLTRLKGLKLFKCKFTGTIPWSIGGLKSLMILDISENTFNAELPTSVGELSNLTVLMAYSAGLIGTIPKELGKCKKLTKIKLSANYFTGSIPEELADLEALIQFDTERNKLSGHIPDWILNWGNIESIKLTNNMFHGPLPLLPLQHLVSFSAGNNLLSGLIPAGICQANSLQSIILNYNNLTGSIKETFKGCRNLTKLNLQANNLHGEIPEYLAELPLVKLDLSVNNFTGLLPKKLCESSTIVHLYLSSNQLTNLIPECIGKLSGLKILQIDNNYLEGPIPRSVGALRNLATLSLRGNRLSGNIPLELFNCTNLVTLDLSYNNFTGHIPRAISHLTLLNILVLSHNQLSGVIPAEICVGFSRSSQSDVEFFQYHGLLDLSYNRLTGQIPPTIKGCAIVMDLYLQGNLLSGTIPEGLAELTRLVTMDLSFNELVGHMLPWSAPSVQLQGLILSNNQLNGSIPAEIDRILPKVTMLNLSHNALTGNLPRSLLCNQNLSHLDVSNNNLFGQIPFSCPGGDKGWSSTLISFNASNNHFSGSLDGSISNFTKLTYLDIHNNSLNGSLPSAISSVTSLNYLDLSSNDFSGTIPCSICDIFSLFFVNLSGNQIVGTYSLSDCVAGGSCAANNIDHKAVHPSHKVLIAATICGIAIAVILSVLLVVYLRQRLLKRRSPLALGHASKTNTTDELTLRNELLGKKSQEPPSINLAIFEHSLMKVAADDILKATENFSMLHIIGDGGFGTVYRAALPGGPQVAVKRLHNGHRFQANREFHAEMETIGKVKHPNLVPLLGYCASGDERFLIYEYMEHGNLETWLRNNRTDAAEALGWPDRLKICLGSAQGLAFLHHGFVPHVIHRDMKSSNILLDRNMEPRVSDFGLARIISACETHVSTNVAGTLGYVPPEYGLVMKSTVRGDVYSFGVVMLEVLTGRPPTGQEIEEGGGNLVGWVQWMVACRCENELFDPCLPVSGVCRQQMARVLAIAQECTADDPWRRPTMLEVVTGLKATQMMECGPSVVTVSRQDM from the exons ATGGTTTGGAAG GATAGATTCTGCCTGTTCGTGCTGCTTCTCTGCTTCATCCCTACATCTTCTTTGCCAGAATCTGATACGAAGAAACTATTTGCTCTGAGGAAGGTGGTTCCTGAAGGCTTCCTCGGTAACTGGTTTGATAAAAAAACTCCTCCATGCAGCTGGTCAGGTATAACTTGTGTGGGGCAGACTGTTGTGGCCATAGACCTGTCCTCTGTACCACTCTATGTCCCCTTTCCATCATGCATCGGGGCATTCCAGTCACTTGTTCGGCTAAATGTCAGTGGATGCGGgttctccggtgagcttccaGAAGTCCTGGGGAATTTGTGGCATCTCCAGTACCTAGACTTGAGCTATAATCAGCTTGTTGGTCCCTTACCAGTCTCACTATTTGACTTGAAGATGCTCAAAAAACTCGTACTTGACAACAACTTACTGTCTGGACAGCTCAGCCCTGCCATTGGTCAGCTTCAGCACCTCACTATGCTATCCATGTCCATGAATTCCATCTCTGGTGTCCTTCCTTCAGAGCTGGGCAGCCTTGAGAACCTGGAGTTTGTGTACCTTAACAGTAACTCATTCAACGGGTCGATACCGGCAGCTTTCAGTAACCTGACCCGTCTCTCAAGGCTTGATGCAAGTAAGAACAGACTTACTGGATCACTGTTCCCGGGAATAGGTGCATTGGTGAACCTGACCACACTTGATTTATCGTCAAACGGTTTGATGGGACCAATACCCTTGGAGATTGGTCAGCTAGAAAATCTAGAATGGTTATTTTTAATGGACAATCATTTTAGTGGAAGCATTCCAGAAGAGATTGGTAACCTGACGCGCCTAAAAGGACTTAAACTCTTCAAGTGCAAGTTCACGGGTACCATACCTTGGTCAATAGGTGGGCTCAAAAGCTTGATGATTCTTGATATATCAGAGAATACCTTCAATGCTGAACTGCCAACATCTGTTGGGGAGCTGAGTAATCTAACAGTACTGATGGCATACAGTGCAGGGCTCATTGGGACCATACCAAAAGAACTTGGTAAGTGCAAGAAGCTTACTAAAATAAAACTGTCCGCCAATTATTTCACTGGCTCTATCCCTGAAGAACTTGCAGATTTAGAAGCTCTTATCCAGTTTGACACGGAAAGGAACAAACTGTCCGGTCACATTCCAGATTGGATTCTAAACTGGGGGAATATTGAGTCTATAAAGTTGACGAACAACATGTTCCATGGGCCTCTGCCGTTGCTGCCTTTGCAGCATTTGGTTAGTTTCTCTGCAGGAAACAACCTGCTCTCAGGTCTTATCCCCGCCGGGATATGCCAAGCAAACTCTCTGCAGTCAATTATTTTGAATTATAACAATCTGACTGGGAGTATCAAGGAGACATTCAAAGGATGCAGGAACCTCACTAAACTGAATTTACAAGCTAACAATCTCCATGGTGAGATACCAGAATACTTGGCTGAGCTACCGCTAGTAAAACTGGATCTTTCTGTAAACAATTTCACGGGGTTGCTGCCTAAGAAGTTGTGCGAGTCATCAACCATTGTGCATCTCTATCTCAGCAGTAATCAGCTCACCAACTTGATTCCTGAGTGCATCGGCAAACTGTCTGGCTTGAAGATTCTACAGATTGACAATAACTACTTGGAAGGACCGATCCCACGGTCGGTTGGCGCTCTAAGGAATTTGGCAACATTGTCTCTACGTGGCAATAGATTATCTGGGAACATCCCACTAGAGCTCTTCAACTGCACAAACCTTGTCACGCTGGACCTGAGCTATAACAATTTCACTGGACACATCCCGAGGGCAATATCACACTTGACACTGCTCAATATCTTGGTTTTGTCCCATAACCAACTGTCAGGTGTTATCCCTGCTGAGATATGTGTGGGATTCTCACGCTCATCTCAGTCTGACGTGGAGTTCTTTCAGTACCATGGACTTCTTGACCTGTCATACAACCGCTTGACCGGTCAGATCCCGCCAACGATCAAGGGTTGTGCTATAGTGATGGATCTATACCTGCAGGGTAACTTACTGAGTGGAACTATTCCTGAAGGGCTTGCCGAGCTGACAAGACTTGTAACCATGGATCTTTCTTTCAATGAATTAGTTGGGCACATGCTTCCTTGGTCTGCGCCATCAGTACAGCTTCAGGGCCTTATTCTGTCTAATAACCAACTGAATGGCTCCATTCCTGCTGAGATAGATCGCATTCTTCCCAAAGTTACAATGCTGAACTTGTCCCATAATGCACTTACTGGCAATCTACCTCGGTCTTTGCTCTGCAATCAGAACCTAAGCCATCTGGATGTCAGTAACAATAACCTGTTCGGACAAATCCCATTCTCCTGTCCTGGTGGGGACAAAGGATGGTCGAGCACACTGATCTCATTCAATGCAAGCAATAACCATTTCTCAGGAAGCCTAGATGGGTCTATCTCCAACTTCACAAAGCTGACTTATCTTGATATCCACAACAATAGCCTCAACGGAAGCCTGCCTTCAGCTATTTCCAGTGTTACTAGTTTGAACTACCTTGACCTCTCAAGCAACGATTTCAGTGGCACCATCCCTTGCAGTATCTGCGATATATTCAGCCTCTTCTTTGTGAACTTGTCTGGTAATCAAATTGTTGGCACATATAGCTTATCAGACTGTGTCGCAGGAGGCAGTTGTGCTGCTAATAACATCGATCACAAGGCAGTTCATCCATCTCATAAAGTTCTAATAGCAGCAACCATATGTGGCATTGCGATCGCTGTCATTCTGTCGGTTCTTTTGGTGGTTTATCTGAGACAGAGACTATTGAAGAGAAGGTCCCCATTGGCTCTTGGACATGCGAGCAAGACCAACACGACCGATGAGCTAACCTTAAGGAATGAACTCCTAGGGAAGAAGTCACAGGAGCCTCCAAGTATCAACCTTGCGATATTTGAGCACTCATTGATGAAGGTTGCCGCAGATGATATCCTAAAAGCCACCGAGAATTTCAGCATGCTGCACATCATAGGTGATGGTGGGTTTGGCACTGTCTACAGGGCAGCGCTGCCTGGAGGCCCGCAAGTTGCGGTCAAGAGGCTCCACAATGGCCATCGGTTCCAAGCTAACCGTGAATTCCATGCTGAGATGGAGACCATTGGGAAGGTGAAGCACCCAAACCTAGTTCCGCTGCTTGGTTACTGCGCTTCTGGCGATGAGCGGTTCCTGATCTATGAGTACATGGAGCATGGGAACCTTGAGACATGGTTGAGGAATAACCGAACGGACGCAGCTGAGGCACTAGGATGGCCGGACCGTCTCAAGATCTGCCTTGGCTCTGCCCAGGGCCTGGCGTTCCTGCACCATGGCTTCGTGCCCCATGTCATCCACCGGGACATGAAATCGAGCAATATTCTGCTTGACAGGAACATGGAGCCGAGGGTCTCCGACTTTGGTCTCGCGAGGATAATCAGCGCATGTGAGACCCATGTCAGCACCAACGTCGCCGGCACACTCGGCTACGTCCCCCCAGAGTATGGGCTGGTGATGAAATCCACAGTGAGGGGTGATGTCTACAGCTTTGGGGTTGTCATGCTAGAGGTGCTGACCGGGCGGCCACCAACAGGGCAGGAGATTGAGGAAGGTGGTGGAAACCTTGTTGGCTGGGTCCAGTGGATGGTCGCATGCCGCTGTGAGAATGAGCTGTTCGATCCCTGCCTGCCGGTTTCAGGCGTGTGTAGGCAGCAGATGGCACGTGTGCTCGCCATTGCCCAGGAATGCACCGCTGATGATCCGTGGAGGAGGCCGAccatgctggaggtggtgacAGGTCTCAAAGCGACCCAGATGATGGAATGCGGACCTTCAGTGGTGACAGTCTCCAGGCAGGACATGTAA
- the LOC100827892 gene encoding non-structural maintenance of chromosomes element 4 homolog A, with amino-acid sequence MAAPAAGAEGPGDADGGGPRQQGLAERRMLRSRYLAMKNLISEEKDDLAKEDSDKFTSIITQVESLHELVQRPREQIADAEALLDITTTLVKSVRSQSSEGITPGDFVTALLKKFGQQGGLDSEPASLRWADIGFSASHVFQAVPGCRTMLGPMDTEVKQRKVSVVNRKRTAKPTENTRPEELADSSEGAKTDTDRNVSVVFDILRKKKSVRLENLVLNRHSFAQTVENVFALSFLVKDGRVAINIDDNGHHIVYPRNAPAASAIASGEVSYSHFVFRFDYRDWKLMREVVADGEELMPHRTQGSPCNEENEHLEQCAQQTPIRKLCRNRGLVLQEQMVVAETPEADKTSSKRRRLFRDQK; translated from the exons atggcggcgccggcggcgggggcggagggcCCCGGCGATGCCGACGGCGGAGGCCCGCGGCAGCAGGGTTTGGCGGAGCGGCGGATGCTCCGGTCGCGGTACCTCGCCATGAAGAACCTCATCAGCG AAGAGAAGGATGACTTGGCGAAGGAAGATTCGGACAAGTTCACGTCCATCATCACGCAGGTGGAGAGCCTGCACGAGCTTG TGCAGAGGCCTAGGGAGCAAATAGCTGATGCAGAAGCTCTTCTGGACATTACGACCACTTTGGTAAAATCTGTGAGGTCCCAATCAAGTGAAGGCATCACGCCTGGTGATTTCGTAACAGCATtgctgaagaaatttgggCAACAAGGGGGCCTTGATTCTGAGCCTGCCTCATTACGTTGGGCTGACATTGGGTTTTCTGCCTCGCATGTCTTCCAGGCTGTGCCTGGATGCCGCACCAT GCTTGGACCCATGGATACAGAAGTAAAGCAGCGCAAGGTTTCGGTTGTTAATAGAAAAAGAACTGCAAAGCCAACTGAAAATACTCGTCCTGAAGAG CTTGCTGATTCCTCAGAGGGAGCAAAAACAGACACTGACCGGAATGTGTCTGTTGTATTTGATATCctgaggaaaaagaagagtgTGAGGCTGGAGAACCTTGTTTTGAACAGACATTCATTTGCCCAAACAGTTGAGAATGTGTTTGCACTGTCTTTCCTAGTCAAGGATGGCAGGGTGGCAATAAACATTGATGACAATGGGCACCATATAGTCT ATCCAAGAAATGCACCTGCTGCTAGTGCCATAGCGTCAGGAGAAGTCTCCTACAGCCATTttgttttcagatttgattATAGAGATTGGAAG CTAATGAGAGAAGTTGTCGCGGATGGCGAAGAACTAATGCCACACAGAACCCAGGGCAGTCCCTGCAATGAAGAGAACGAACACCTGGAGCAATGTGCCCAACAAACGCCAATCAGGAAACTTTGCCGGAACCGAGGTTTGGTTCTGCAAGAGCAGATGGTTGTTGCGGAGACACCTGAGGCGGACAAGACCTCCTCCAAGCGCAGACGACTTTTTAGAGATCAGAAGTGA
- the LOC100823778 gene encoding protein STRUBBELIG-RECEPTOR FAMILY 8 isoform X2: MSAASHLLAVVVLYAAFSSATSFTDPSDAIGIWALYRALESPWQLSGWTSMGGDPCGGYGERGLWHGIICKDSCVVAINISGLGVGGWLGPELLKLHSLKELDVSFNNIAGEIPPTLPPNVEYLNLAANKFVGSVPPSLPYLHSLKYMNLSYNNLSGIIGDVFVNMESLVTMDLSFNSFGGDLPRSFSSLNDLHYLYLQHNEFTGSVILLADLPLVALNIENNHFSGYVPGTFEFIPELRIDGNHFQPGFKHSSSSFTRTTHSPPPPHRLQPPPPSLPPPSPAAKQNLKHRPKPPQSSVGYASLQIPSHQRKSHSRVTAAAIASVACTVFVLFVVGLVLKSWKGCTSGPKSTADNIKSLPANLEVPKANDVMYSWSSLMIGRGTSSSNNNGIKPGRVPKRKSWVKTSKNLLPAKQFLAVDILAATRNFNEECLIGEGFTGRVYRGDFPDSQLLAIKKINMIDLSLSEQDELMDILWNMSRLKHPNISSLVGYCVEFGHCALLYEYAENGSLEDLLFSAATSSRALSWKARMKIALGVAYALEYMHLTCSPPVAHGNIKATNILLDAQLMPYLSHCGLAKFSHFVSATRMDSEALSGAKGYAAPELNGPGTDNIKADIYSFGVILLVLLTGQKAFDSSRKQNEQFLVDWASPHLHDLDSLERITDPRIRVSMPPKAISALGNVILLCIKQSPDFRPPMTVITDKLVKLVQSTGIQKTNAAQKLEVDAQDPSFITTRPYFEPSSTVSQGATESCISR, encoded by the exons ATGTCCGCGGCGAGTCATCTTCTCGCCGTGGTAGTGCTCTACGCCGCGTTTTCCTCCGCCACATCGTTCACCGATCCCTCCGATG CCATCGGGATTTGGGCATTATATCGTGCACTGGAGTCACCATGGCAGCTTTCAGGGTGGACATCCATGGGTGGTGATCCCTGTGGTGGATATGGGGAACGTGGATTGTGGCACGGGATCATTTGCAAGGACTCGTGTGTCGTGGCTAT AAATATTAGTGGGCTCGGGGTTGGTGGGTGGCTTGGACCAGAACTGCTCAAACTTCACTCTTTGAAAGAGCT TGATGTGAGCTTCAACAACATCGCTGGTGAAATCCCACCCACTTTGCCCCCAAATGTGGAATACTT AAATTTGGCTGCGAACAAGTTTGTGGGAAGTGTACCACCGTCATTGCCATATTTGCACTCCCTGAAATATAT GAATCTCAGCTATAATAATCTTTCTGGAATAATTGGTGATGTTTTTGTTAACATGGAAAGCTTAGTAACAAT GGACTTATCATTCAACTCTTTTGGTGGTGACCTACCAAGATCATTTAGTTCGTTGAACGATCTTCACTATCT TTATTTACAGCATAATGAGTTTACAGGATCTGTGATTCTGTTAGCAGACCTTCCATTGGTAGCACT TAACATTGAGAATAATCACTTCAGCGGTTATGTGCCTGGAACTTTTGAGTTTATTCCTGAGTTGAG GATTGATGGAAACCATTTTCAACCAGGTTTCAAACATTCATCATCCTCATTTACTAGGACCACCCATtcacctccacctccacaTCGTCTTCAACCTCCACCTCCATCTCTACCTCCACCTTCACCAGCAGCTAAGCAGAATTTAAAGCACAGGCCAAAACCTCCGCAGTCTTCTGTTGGCTATGCTTCTCTGCAGATTCCTAGTCACCAGAGGAAGTCGCACTCTCGAGTGACAGCTGCTGCAATAGCTAGTGTTGCTTGCACAGTTTTTGTACTCTTCGTTGTTGGATTGGTTCTGAAAAGCTGGAAAGGTTGTACATCCGGTCCGAAGAGCACTGCTGACAATATCAAGTCTTTACCGGCCAATTTGGAAG TCCCTAAAGCAAATGATGTCATGTACTCTTGGAGTTCTCTTATGATTGGCCGTGGGACTTCCTCAAGCAATAATAATGGCATTAAACCTGGAAGAGTTCCTAAAAGGAAAAGTTGGGTCAAGACTTCCAAAAACCTTCTACCTGCAAAACAGTTTCTGGCAGTTGATATTTTGGCAGCTACCAGGAACTTCAATGAAGAATGCCTTATCGGTGAAGGTTTCACTGGTCGAGTTTACAGAGGTGATTTTCCTGATAGCCAG CTCCTGGCTATCAAGAAGATCAACATGATAGATTTGTCATTATCAGAACAAGATGAGCTCATGGACATTCTTTGGAATATGTCCAGATTAAAGCACCCCAATATATCTTCACTTGTGGGCTATTGTGTGGAGTTTGGGCATTGTGCTCTCCTGTATGAGTATGCAGAAAATGGCTCTCTTGAAGATCTTTTGTTTTCAGCAGCCACAAGCTCCAGGGCTTTGTCATGGAAAGCTCGGATGAAGATTGCTCTTGGAGTTGCCTATGCTCTGGA ATACATGCATTTGACGTGCTCTCCTCCAGTTGCTCATGGAAATATTAAAGCTACAAATATTTTGCTAGATGCTCAGCTCATGCCCTACCTCAGTCACTGCGGGTTAGCGAAGTTCAGCCATTTTGTCAGCGCCACAAGAATG GATTCAGAAGCTCTCAGCGGTGCTAAAGGCTATGCTGCCCCCGAGCTTAATGGCCCAGGAACAGATAACATCAAAGCTGATATTTACAGTTTTGGTGTGATATTGCTTGTGCTTTTGACTGGGCAAAAGGCATTTGACAG TTCAAGAAAGCAGAATGAGCAGTTTCTAGTTGATTGGGCATCTCCTCATCTCCATGACCTTGATTCTCTTGAAAGAATAACTGATCCAAGAATACGTGTCTCTATGCCACCTAAAGCTATCTCTGCATTAGGCAACGTCATCTTGCTTTGCATTAAG CAATCACCAGATTTCCGTCCACCGATGACAGTCATAACAGACAAATTAGTAAAGCTTGTCCAGTCAACAGGCATTCAAAAGACCAACGCAGCACAGAAATTGGAAGTTGATGCTCAGGACCCCTCTTTCATAACAACTCGACCATATTTTGAGCCATCCTCTACTG TCAGTCAGGGTGCAACTGAGAGCTGCATCTCCCGGTGA
- the LOC100823778 gene encoding protein STRUBBELIG-RECEPTOR FAMILY 8 isoform X1: MSAASHLLAVVVLYAAFSSATSFTDPSDAIGIWALYRALESPWQLSGWTSMGGDPCGGYGERGLWHGIICKDSCVVAINISGLGVGGWLGPELLKLHSLKELDVSFNNIAGEIPPTLPPNVEYLNLAANKFVGSVPPSLPYLHSLKYMNLSYNNLSGIIGDVFVNMESLVTMDLSFNSFGGDLPRSFSSLNDLHYLYLQHNEFTGSVILLADLPLVALNIENNHFSGYVPGTFEFIPELRIDGNHFQPGFKHSSSSFTRTTHSPPPPHRLQPPPPSLPPPSPAAKQNLKHRPKPPQSSVGYASLQIPSHQRKSHSRVTAAAIASVACTVFVLFVVGLVLKSWKGCTSGPKSTADNIKSLPANLEVPKANDVMYSWSSLMIGRGTSSSNNNGIKPGRVPKRKSWVKTSKNLLPAKQFLAVDILAATRNFNEECLIGEGFTGRVYRGDFPDSQLLAIKKINMIDLSLSEQDELMDILWNMSRLKHPNISSLVGYCVEFGHCALLYEYAENGSLEDLLFSAATSSRALSWKARMKIALGVAYALEYMHLTCSPPVAHGNIKATNILLDAQLMPYLSHCGLAKFSHFVSATRMDSEALSGAKGYAAPELNGPGTDNIKADIYSFGVILLVLLTGQKAFDRNLVFFSSRKQNEQFLVDWASPHLHDLDSLERITDPRIRVSMPPKAISALGNVILLCIKQSPDFRPPMTVITDKLVKLVQSTGIQKTNAAQKLEVDAQDPSFITTRPYFEPSSTVSQGATESCISR, translated from the exons ATGTCCGCGGCGAGTCATCTTCTCGCCGTGGTAGTGCTCTACGCCGCGTTTTCCTCCGCCACATCGTTCACCGATCCCTCCGATG CCATCGGGATTTGGGCATTATATCGTGCACTGGAGTCACCATGGCAGCTTTCAGGGTGGACATCCATGGGTGGTGATCCCTGTGGTGGATATGGGGAACGTGGATTGTGGCACGGGATCATTTGCAAGGACTCGTGTGTCGTGGCTAT AAATATTAGTGGGCTCGGGGTTGGTGGGTGGCTTGGACCAGAACTGCTCAAACTTCACTCTTTGAAAGAGCT TGATGTGAGCTTCAACAACATCGCTGGTGAAATCCCACCCACTTTGCCCCCAAATGTGGAATACTT AAATTTGGCTGCGAACAAGTTTGTGGGAAGTGTACCACCGTCATTGCCATATTTGCACTCCCTGAAATATAT GAATCTCAGCTATAATAATCTTTCTGGAATAATTGGTGATGTTTTTGTTAACATGGAAAGCTTAGTAACAAT GGACTTATCATTCAACTCTTTTGGTGGTGACCTACCAAGATCATTTAGTTCGTTGAACGATCTTCACTATCT TTATTTACAGCATAATGAGTTTACAGGATCTGTGATTCTGTTAGCAGACCTTCCATTGGTAGCACT TAACATTGAGAATAATCACTTCAGCGGTTATGTGCCTGGAACTTTTGAGTTTATTCCTGAGTTGAG GATTGATGGAAACCATTTTCAACCAGGTTTCAAACATTCATCATCCTCATTTACTAGGACCACCCATtcacctccacctccacaTCGTCTTCAACCTCCACCTCCATCTCTACCTCCACCTTCACCAGCAGCTAAGCAGAATTTAAAGCACAGGCCAAAACCTCCGCAGTCTTCTGTTGGCTATGCTTCTCTGCAGATTCCTAGTCACCAGAGGAAGTCGCACTCTCGAGTGACAGCTGCTGCAATAGCTAGTGTTGCTTGCACAGTTTTTGTACTCTTCGTTGTTGGATTGGTTCTGAAAAGCTGGAAAGGTTGTACATCCGGTCCGAAGAGCACTGCTGACAATATCAAGTCTTTACCGGCCAATTTGGAAG TCCCTAAAGCAAATGATGTCATGTACTCTTGGAGTTCTCTTATGATTGGCCGTGGGACTTCCTCAAGCAATAATAATGGCATTAAACCTGGAAGAGTTCCTAAAAGGAAAAGTTGGGTCAAGACTTCCAAAAACCTTCTACCTGCAAAACAGTTTCTGGCAGTTGATATTTTGGCAGCTACCAGGAACTTCAATGAAGAATGCCTTATCGGTGAAGGTTTCACTGGTCGAGTTTACAGAGGTGATTTTCCTGATAGCCAG CTCCTGGCTATCAAGAAGATCAACATGATAGATTTGTCATTATCAGAACAAGATGAGCTCATGGACATTCTTTGGAATATGTCCAGATTAAAGCACCCCAATATATCTTCACTTGTGGGCTATTGTGTGGAGTTTGGGCATTGTGCTCTCCTGTATGAGTATGCAGAAAATGGCTCTCTTGAAGATCTTTTGTTTTCAGCAGCCACAAGCTCCAGGGCTTTGTCATGGAAAGCTCGGATGAAGATTGCTCTTGGAGTTGCCTATGCTCTGGA ATACATGCATTTGACGTGCTCTCCTCCAGTTGCTCATGGAAATATTAAAGCTACAAATATTTTGCTAGATGCTCAGCTCATGCCCTACCTCAGTCACTGCGGGTTAGCGAAGTTCAGCCATTTTGTCAGCGCCACAAGAATG GATTCAGAAGCTCTCAGCGGTGCTAAAGGCTATGCTGCCCCCGAGCTTAATGGCCCAGGAACAGATAACATCAAAGCTGATATTTACAGTTTTGGTGTGATATTGCTTGTGCTTTTGACTGGGCAAAAGGCATTTGACAG GAACCTTGTCTTTTTCAGTTCAAGAAAGCAGAATGAGCAGTTTCTAGTTGATTGGGCATCTCCTCATCTCCATGACCTTGATTCTCTTGAAAGAATAACTGATCCAAGAATACGTGTCTCTATGCCACCTAAAGCTATCTCTGCATTAGGCAACGTCATCTTGCTTTGCATTAAG CAATCACCAGATTTCCGTCCACCGATGACAGTCATAACAGACAAATTAGTAAAGCTTGTCCAGTCAACAGGCATTCAAAAGACCAACGCAGCACAGAAATTGGAAGTTGATGCTCAGGACCCCTCTTTCATAACAACTCGACCATATTTTGAGCCATCCTCTACTG TCAGTCAGGGTGCAACTGAGAGCTGCATCTCCCGGTGA